In one Thermaerobacter sp. PB12/4term genomic region, the following are encoded:
- a CDS encoding DUF421 domain-containing protein, producing MPETLLVLIRSIIAFVWLFFLTRFVGRKQVSQLTFTEYVVGITIGSIAAQASTDPQNRFLDGIVGVAVWALAALALTYLQQNSNAGRKFIEGEPVVVVARGQVQEKGLRMARLSVAELMELLRQKNIFDLRQVDWALMETDGQLTVLKKPEYEPLTAKTAGMLTPSRPEFPYVVIADGQVLPNSLRAAGKDEAWLRQELLRNGVDDPSQVMVGQIIGNQLYVDLKQDTQTITQPPLRATLGADLESLQADFASWALETEDPEARQMYEEYARKTGEILKDLDALVR from the coding sequence GTGCCGGAAACACTACTGGTGCTGATCCGGTCGATCATCGCGTTCGTCTGGCTCTTCTTTCTGACCCGGTTCGTGGGCCGCAAGCAGGTGTCCCAGTTGACCTTCACCGAGTACGTGGTGGGGATCACCATCGGGTCCATCGCCGCCCAGGCCTCCACCGATCCCCAGAACCGGTTCCTCGACGGTATCGTGGGAGTGGCCGTGTGGGCGCTGGCTGCGCTCGCACTGACCTACCTGCAGCAAAACAGCAACGCGGGGCGCAAGTTCATCGAAGGGGAGCCCGTGGTGGTGGTCGCCCGGGGCCAGGTGCAGGAGAAGGGCTTGCGGATGGCCCGGCTCTCGGTGGCGGAGCTCATGGAGCTGCTGCGCCAGAAGAACATCTTCGACCTGCGCCAGGTGGACTGGGCCCTCATGGAAACCGACGGGCAGCTCACGGTTCTCAAGAAGCCCGAGTATGAGCCGCTGACGGCAAAGACCGCGGGCATGCTGACCCCGTCCCGCCCTGAATTCCCGTATGTGGTCATTGCGGACGGGCAGGTTCTTCCCAACTCGCTGCGTGCGGCGGGCAAGGACGAGGCCTGGCTGCGCCAGGAGCTGTTGCGCAACGGAGTCGACGACCCGAGCCAGGTGATGGTGGGCCAGATCATCGGCAACCAGCTGTACGTGGACCTCAAGCAAGACACCCAGACCATCACCCAGCCCCCGCTCCGGGCAACCCTGGGCGCCGACCTGGAATCCCTCCAGGCGGACTTCGCCAGCTGGGCCCTGGAAACGGAGGACCCCGAGGCTCGTCAAATGTACGAGGAGTACGCCCGGAAGACGGGGGAGATCCTGAAGGATCTGGACGCCCTGGTGAGATAG
- a CDS encoding MBL fold metallo-hydrolase, translating to MEPALRVLAFPLGPVQANGYVLLDGASGVAVLVDAPHDPDPMLEAVRGHRVAAVMLTHAHFDHIGGLQAIKEATGAPVWIHRNEAGWLGDPQLNLSVWLEPVVAPPADHLLEGGERLAFGSMEFEVRFTPGHSPGHVVYVGRGAAEGLVLAGDTLFAGGIGRTDLPGGDLETLLQSIHRELMVLPDATRVLPGHGPETRIGTERVANPFLRLRSAGRGLD from the coding sequence ATGGAACCTGCCTTGCGTGTGCTGGCCTTTCCCCTGGGCCCCGTCCAGGCCAACGGGTACGTGCTGCTGGACGGTGCCAGCGGGGTGGCGGTGCTGGTCGACGCTCCCCATGACCCCGATCCCATGCTGGAAGCGGTCCGGGGACACCGGGTGGCGGCCGTGATGCTCACCCACGCCCACTTCGACCACATCGGCGGCCTCCAGGCGATCAAGGAAGCCACGGGGGCGCCGGTGTGGATCCACCGGAACGAGGCGGGCTGGCTGGGGGATCCCCAGCTGAACCTGTCGGTCTGGCTGGAGCCGGTGGTGGCGCCGCCGGCGGATCACCTGCTGGAGGGCGGCGAGCGCCTGGCGTTCGGGTCCATGGAATTCGAGGTGCGCTTTACTCCCGGGCACAGCCCCGGGCACGTGGTGTACGTGGGCCGCGGTGCCGCCGAGGGGCTGGTGCTGGCTGGCGACACCCTCTTCGCCGGCGGGATCGGCCGCACCGACCTGCCGGGCGGGGATCTGGAGACGTTGCTCCAGAGCATTCACCGGGAACTGATGGTGTTGCCCGACGCCACCCGGGTGCTGCCGGGCCATGGGCCTGAAACCCGGATCGGGACCGAGCGCGTGGCCAACCCCTTCCTCCGGTTACGGTCCGCCGGTCGGGGCCTGGATTGA
- the lipA gene encoding lipoyl synthase has translation MEALHRIGTSPETEAPAGRQEPGAGAGRASVPASPAARPGQAGAGQETGPALPGPDAAATALPRRSPAEAGPPPAAGGSGSDAPTRGFRDLPAADGHALAGGHAGRRHPDWLKVRLAQGPNYNRLKRLLRGMSLHTVCEEARCPNIYECFENLTATFMILGNICTRACRFCAVTTGRPTELDWAEPERVADAVQRLGLQHVVVTSVARDDLRDGGAAVFAETIRAIRRRCPDTAVEVLIPDFNGDWDALQVVLDAEPDILNHNVETVRRLSDRVRSRARYDRSLALLAEAKRRAPHIKTKSGLMLGLGETWDEILETLRDLRAHQVDIVTIGQYLRPTREPIHLPVEKYYHPDEFAELKRIGLAMGFSHVESGPLVRSSYHAHEQADRARRREGAGDEAAPAQVGSLATNRGAPAQAAPLETPHGLEAARAAGGAAGA, from the coding sequence ATGGAAGCCCTTCACCGCATTGGAACCTCGCCCGAAACGGAAGCGCCGGCGGGGCGACAGGAGCCCGGGGCCGGCGCCGGCCGGGCCTCCGTACCCGCTTCCCCGGCGGCTCGCCCTGGCCAGGCAGGTGCCGGCCAGGAAACCGGTCCGGCTCTTCCCGGGCCCGATGCCGCCGCAACGGCGCTACCCCGCCGCTCCCCCGCTGAGGCCGGACCGCCGCCGGCGGCCGGTGGATCCGGCTCCGATGCCCCTACCCGAGGGTTCCGTGACCTCCCGGCAGCGGACGGCCATGCCCTGGCCGGCGGTCACGCCGGGCGCCGCCATCCCGACTGGCTCAAGGTGCGCCTGGCCCAGGGGCCCAATTACAACCGGCTCAAGCGGCTGCTGCGCGGCATGAGCCTGCACACCGTCTGCGAAGAGGCCCGCTGCCCGAACATCTACGAGTGCTTCGAGAACCTGACCGCCACCTTCATGATCCTGGGTAACATCTGCACCCGGGCCTGCCGGTTCTGCGCCGTCACCACGGGCCGGCCCACCGAACTGGATTGGGCGGAGCCGGAGCGGGTGGCGGATGCCGTCCAGCGCCTGGGCCTGCAACACGTGGTGGTCACGTCGGTGGCGCGGGACGACCTCCGCGACGGGGGTGCGGCCGTCTTCGCCGAGACCATCCGGGCCATACGGCGCCGCTGTCCGGACACGGCGGTCGAGGTGCTGATCCCCGACTTCAACGGCGACTGGGACGCCCTGCAGGTGGTCCTGGACGCGGAACCCGACATCCTGAACCACAACGTGGAGACGGTGCGCCGCCTCTCCGACCGGGTGCGCTCGCGGGCCAGATACGACCGGTCCCTGGCCCTTCTGGCCGAAGCCAAGCGGCGGGCACCCCACATCAAGACCAAGTCGGGCCTGATGCTGGGATTGGGCGAGACGTGGGACGAGATCCTGGAGACCCTGCGGGACCTGCGGGCCCACCAGGTGGACATCGTCACCATCGGCCAGTACCTGCGCCCGACCCGGGAGCCCATCCACCTCCCGGTGGAGAAGTACTACCATCCGGACGAGTTCGCGGAGCTCAAGCGGATCGGCCTGGCCATGGGCTTTTCCCACGTGGAATCCGGCCCCCTGGTGCGGAGCTCGTACCACGCCCACGAGCAGGCCGACCGGGCTCGCCGGCGGGAGGGAGCGGGGGACGAAGCCGCACCGGCCCAGGTCGGGTCCCTGGCGACCAACCGCGGTGCTCCGGCCCAGGCGGCACCCCTGGAAACGCCTCATGGCCTGGAGGCCGCCCGGGCAGCGGGGGGCGCAGCGGGAGCATGA
- a CDS encoding DUF2203 domain-containing protein — MPAAGRKFFTPEEATALLPVIRQRLLRLRRLYQKARQSYREMEQIKAVGYKPDGTLIMSYDYKLARQALRAAVEEANQLLAEIHSLGCLVKDVDLGLVDFPARLNGEPVLLCWRLGEPRVAYYHGEHEGFRGRKPIPPARDGGSVSCGPAGWDAASEGIGPGGSSAGSSPPRWRRAAGHNGSTGPGTGPDEPAGPDREA; from the coding sequence ATGCCCGCCGCAGGCCGCAAGTTCTTCACCCCCGAAGAGGCCACCGCCCTGCTGCCCGTCATCCGGCAGCGGCTCCTGCGCCTGCGCCGCCTCTACCAGAAGGCGCGCCAGTCGTACCGGGAGATGGAGCAGATCAAGGCCGTCGGCTACAAGCCCGACGGCACCCTGATCATGTCCTACGACTACAAGCTGGCGCGGCAGGCGCTGCGGGCGGCCGTGGAAGAGGCCAACCAGCTGCTGGCGGAGATCCACAGCCTGGGCTGCCTGGTCAAGGACGTCGACCTGGGGCTGGTGGACTTTCCGGCGCGCCTGAACGGAGAGCCCGTGCTCCTCTGCTGGCGGCTGGGAGAGCCCCGGGTTGCCTACTACCACGGCGAGCATGAGGGCTTTCGCGGCCGCAAGCCGATCCCACCCGCACGGGACGGTGGCTCCGTTTCCTGCGGCCCCGCCGGCTGGGACGCGGCGTCGGAGGGCATCGGCCCGGGGGGATCCAGCGCGGGGTCCTCACCGCCGCGCTGGCGCCGCGCCGCCGGTCACAACGGATCCACGGGTCCCGGCACCGGTCCGGACGAACCGGCTGGCCCGGACCGGGAGGCCTGA
- the lipB gene encoding lipoyl(octanoyl) transferase LipB, translated as MGTATATGMGAVAELHRAVPTAPAAGQALPDGAPVLRVTWLPGLTPYEPAWRLQERLARARGEGRLPDLFLLLQHPPVYTVGRSGREEEILLSPTLRRQRGVEVFHIDRGGKVTYHGPGQLVGYGIIDLKNLPGGLKRYVHGLEEALVATLARFGIVAHREDGLVGVWAGHEKIAAIGIRVSRGITWHGFALNVDPDLAYFGGIIPCGITDRGVTSMARLLGRAPALEAVAQVAAEELARVLGRRLEWAGGPGWLEDWGYRPARQDADGAAAASAAGKGAG; from the coding sequence GTGGGAACCGCCACGGCCACCGGAATGGGCGCTGTGGCGGAGCTCCATCGGGCCGTCCCAACGGCCCCTGCTGCCGGCCAGGCTCTGCCGGACGGCGCGCCCGTCCTCCGGGTCACCTGGCTGCCCGGCCTCACCCCCTACGAGCCTGCCTGGCGGCTGCAGGAGCGACTGGCCCGGGCCCGGGGGGAGGGGCGGCTGCCGGACCTGTTCCTCCTGCTCCAGCACCCGCCGGTGTACACCGTGGGCCGCAGCGGTCGCGAGGAGGAGATCCTGCTCAGCCCCACCCTGCGCCGGCAGCGGGGGGTGGAGGTGTTCCACATCGACCGCGGGGGCAAGGTGACCTACCACGGCCCGGGGCAGCTGGTGGGTTACGGCATCATCGACCTGAAGAACCTGCCCGGGGGCCTCAAGCGGTACGTCCACGGCCTGGAGGAAGCCCTGGTGGCGACCCTGGCCCGCTTCGGCATCGTTGCCCACCGGGAGGACGGGCTGGTGGGCGTGTGGGCCGGCCACGAGAAGATCGCCGCCATCGGCATCCGCGTGAGCCGGGGCATCACCTGGCACGGGTTCGCCCTCAACGTGGACCCCGACCTGGCCTATTTCGGCGGCATCATCCCCTGCGGCATCACCGACCGGGGCGTCACCTCCATGGCCCGCTTGCTGGGCCGGGCGCCGGCGCTGGAGGCGGTGGCGCAGGTGGCCGCGGAGGAACTGGCCCGGGTCCTGGGGCGTCGCCTGGAGTGGGCCGGAGGCCCGGGCTGGCTCGAGGACTGGGGATACCGGCCGGCCCGCCAGGATGCGGACGGCGCGGCGGCAGCCTCCGCCGCCGGGAAGGGGGCCGGGTGA
- a CDS encoding translation initiation factor IF-2, whose amino-acid sequence MTTYAKLLRAAATLKRVRAGLDSLAASAQSEEERERLRRAAAQARVMEQGLERRIRKVAAEEPEYARQSPGGELFGADGHNDHRPPARERPEPPAEVAPGEPLAGAQGSPRRRRGKAEPVAAGRGAAGGGAAGGGKE is encoded by the coding sequence ATGACGACCTACGCCAAGCTGTTGCGGGCGGCGGCGACCCTGAAGCGGGTGCGGGCAGGGCTGGATTCTCTGGCCGCCAGCGCGCAGTCCGAAGAAGAGCGGGAGCGCCTGCGCCGGGCGGCGGCGCAGGCGCGGGTGATGGAACAGGGACTGGAACGCCGCATTCGCAAGGTTGCGGCGGAGGAACCGGAATACGCACGCCAGTCTCCCGGAGGCGAGCTGTTCGGCGCCGACGGGCACAACGACCACCGGCCCCCGGCCCGGGAGCGGCCCGAGCCTCCGGCCGAGGTTGCACCCGGCGAGCCGCTCGCGGGGGCCCAGGGGAGCCCCCGGCGGCGGCGGGGCAAGGCCGAACCGGTGGCGGCAGGCCGAGGCGCCGCCGGCGGTGGGGCGGCCGGCGGCGGTAAGGAGTAG
- a CDS encoding DUF4363 family protein, with translation MKARRYIIVTLLVIMGIALGVAPTYFRKPLTPGGSIGQGIKATREAVQAEDWQRAAALAARLESEWKRVRVPVAVNSDATAIRDFEAQLATLRAAIELQDKSEAITALALMTTLIEDIGTY, from the coding sequence ATGAAGGCACGGCGCTACATCATCGTCACCCTCCTGGTGATCATGGGGATCGCCCTGGGCGTGGCGCCGACGTACTTCCGCAAGCCCCTGACCCCCGGCGGCTCCATCGGCCAGGGCATCAAGGCGACGCGGGAGGCCGTCCAGGCGGAGGACTGGCAGCGGGCCGCCGCCCTGGCCGCGCGCCTGGAATCCGAATGGAAAAGGGTGAGGGTGCCCGTGGCGGTGAACAGCGATGCCACGGCCATCCGGGACTTCGAGGCCCAGCTGGCGACGTTGCGTGCAGCCATCGAGCTGCAGGACAAGAGCGAAGCCATCACCGCCCTGGCCCTGATGACCACCCTCATCGAAGACATCGGCACCTACTGA
- a CDS encoding serine hydrolase — MNLAQAPDGGRAAKPGRAPGLSASSIPVVDPDSGDTLARLDELLDRAELRPGARQPDYGPLVARVREFIETRPQTFGIYFKDLQTGATWGINEREPIHAASTIKVPLVLYVNHQVAAGRARMDDRIVYEPDRDLTGGAGILQRDGFPGKSYSLRVLTNLSITISDNVTTNMLFRHFGKDNVGEFMRRLGGEVIFPGGRRVSTARDMGIYVEAVLDFARQHPLLGGRMLDDMGHAIFHVGLPGELPPDVFVAHKEGDIEGVADDVGIVFGRRPFVLAILSKGVDNIDQGFEDIARISKLVYDFQEELGPAR, encoded by the coding sequence ATGAACCTGGCCCAGGCTCCCGACGGCGGCCGGGCAGCCAAGCCCGGCAGGGCGCCCGGTCTGAGTGCCTCCAGCATCCCCGTGGTCGATCCCGATTCCGGAGACACCCTGGCCCGGCTGGACGAGCTTCTGGATCGCGCCGAGCTGCGACCCGGGGCGCGGCAGCCCGACTACGGCCCCCTGGTGGCCAGGGTTCGGGAGTTCATCGAGACACGGCCCCAGACCTTCGGCATTTATTTCAAAGACCTGCAAACGGGCGCGACCTGGGGGATCAACGAGCGGGAGCCGATCCACGCCGCCAGCACCATCAAGGTCCCGCTGGTCCTCTATGTGAATCACCAGGTGGCCGCCGGACGCGCCCGCATGGACGACCGGATCGTCTATGAGCCCGATCGGGACCTGACGGGCGGCGCCGGCATCCTGCAGCGGGACGGCTTCCCGGGCAAGAGTTACTCCCTGCGCGTCCTCACCAACCTGTCCATCACCATCAGCGACAACGTGACGACGAACATGCTGTTCCGCCACTTCGGCAAGGACAACGTGGGCGAGTTCATGCGCCGGCTGGGGGGCGAGGTGATCTTCCCCGGCGGCCGCCGCGTCAGTACCGCCCGGGACATGGGGATCTACGTGGAGGCCGTGCTGGACTTTGCCCGCCAACACCCCTTGCTGGGCGGCCGCATGCTGGACGACATGGGTCACGCCATCTTCCATGTTGGCCTGCCGGGTGAGTTGCCTCCGGATGTGTTTGTCGCCCACAAGGAAGGGGACATCGAGGGCGTGGCCGACGATGTGGGCATCGTCTTCGGCCGCCGGCCGTTCGTCCTGGCCATCCTTTCAAAAGGCGTGGACAACATCGACCAGGGGTTCGAAGACATCGCCCGGATCAGCAAGCTCGTCTACGATTTTCAGGAAGAACTCGGCCCGGCGCGCTAG
- a CDS encoding dCMP deaminase family protein, translating to MAEQQSAQDPPARPDQAVRPDPHQEPAPPAGSRQEDQADQRPPWDAYFMELAEVVARRSTCPRRHVGAVLVRDRRILATGYNGAPPGFPHCTEAGCLMQDGHCVRTIHAEANAILQAALHGVTVKGSTLYTTATPCLHCAKLLIGAGVVRVVYRDWYPDPRAVEFLERAGIPLEPMAGGAGGPAPA from the coding sequence ATGGCCGAGCAGCAGAGCGCGCAGGACCCACCAGCCCGGCCGGATCAAGCCGTCCGGCCCGACCCGCACCAGGAGCCGGCTCCTCCGGCCGGGTCGCGCCAGGAGGATCAAGCCGACCAGCGGCCCCCCTGGGATGCCTATTTCATGGAACTGGCGGAGGTGGTGGCGAGGCGGTCCACCTGCCCGCGCCGCCACGTGGGGGCGGTGCTGGTGCGGGACCGGCGTATCCTGGCCACCGGCTACAACGGGGCACCACCGGGGTTCCCCCACTGTACCGAGGCCGGTTGCCTGATGCAAGACGGGCACTGCGTCCGCACCATCCACGCCGAAGCCAATGCCATCCTCCAGGCGGCCCTGCACGGGGTCACCGTGAAGGGCAGCACTCTCTACACCACGGCCACCCCTTGTCTCCACTGCGCCAAGCTGCTGATCGGCGCAGGGGTGGTGCGGGTGGTCTACCGGGACTGGTACCCCGACCCGCGGGCGGTGGAATTCCTGGAGCGGGCGGGGATCCCGCTGGAGCCCATGGCGGGCGGTGCCGGGGGACCGGCCCCCGCATAA